The following DNA comes from Desulfotomaculum sp..
AAAGATGTGTCTGAGCTATATTATACTGACAGGGAAACGCGCACTGAAGTAGATTTCAGCTTGGAACCCTTGTTTTTAGAAGAACAAGCCTTAAATTTAAAGGAGGATAAACAAAACAATGGCAAATAATAAAAAACAACCCTTTAGGGCTCTGAAAGGGAAGCTTGTTGAAGAGGGCATGACCATTAAAGAACTGGCTGCAGAACTAGGAATGACACCCGGAACATTAAGCCGGAAGTTAAACAATAGAAGCTCTTTCTTTATGAATGAAACCGTTGCCATATGCAGGATTCTTGGTATTGAATCAGAAGTAAACAAGTATTTCTTTTCTGTATATAAAAAAGAACTGCAAGGATCACCAGTCTTTAATAATGGCCTAAATATGGCGCTAAATTAAAGCGGCAGGTAAAAGATACTTATCAGTTAACTAAACCCGCTTAAATCGCAATTATGGAGGCGGAAAATAATCATGACCTTGCAAGAACTTATCAATATGAAGCCCCGGCCCATGCGGGTAAAAGTTACAGATGCAGCCGCAATTATGGAGGTCAATCCCCGCTTTTTGCAGATGGGCCTGCAGCAGGGTAAGTTTCCTTTTGGGTGTGGCGTAGAAATGAAAGAGTGGTCTTATTACATCAACACCGAAAGATTTATCCGGTATATGACGGGGCAAACAATCTGCAGTAAATGGTAATATAAAAACATAAGGTGATTATTAAATAGTCGGGGGGTTATTCCTCCGGCTTTTTTGTTGGAGATTTTACTGCGCTATACTGCCTTATCTTAATGTAGCTTTTAATATCTTTAGTACCCAATTAGTACCCAAAACCCTATCAAAGAGTAATTACAGAAAAATTAAAAGCGCCTCAAACCCTTGAGGCGCTTCGTTATCTCTGGCGTGCCTGGAGGGACTTGAACCCCCAACCTTCTGATCCGTAGTCAGATGCTCTATCCATTGAGCCACAGGCACATATTTTCTTTAATCTTATTCTACAAAAAATCACCAAGTGAGTCAAGCAATATAAGGAACCTATTCTTTTAGATGAACAACTTTTCAATATTTTTACCAGTGTGATAAAATATTGGATAATCAGCAGGTATAGCTTTTAAGAAGAATTCTGGAACGATGAAGATGAGGAGTTTGTACATAGAAACGACTTGTTCTTATATCCCTTTGGAAATAATCCGTGCGATGGGATTCACTCCGATGCGAATTCTTGCTCCGGCGCCCAGGGAAACTGGGTTGTTGCCGCGCAATTACTGTTCATATGCCCGAGCCTGCGTTTATTTGTCTAATCCAATCCCAGTTGTTTTTACAACCTGCTGCGATGGTATGCGCCGCTGCTATGATATACGCAAGTCAAGGGGTGAGGCGGTTTTCCTTCTGGACCTCCCCCGTCAGGTCAGCGATACTCACGTGGAGTATTACAGCGGGGAATTGCGCAGATTGGCCGGGTGGTTGGGTGAATTATCCGGCAGCACTGTTCCAGACAAATTATTTTCCAGGCAGCCATTTGAGAAAACTCAGAAAGGCACTAAGCCCGAAGGTGATAGGCCGATTATTCTTTCCGGCGCCGTTTTGCCGGACGACGGTATCCTGCAGTTAATCAATGAAAATGAGGCGGCAGTTATTAAGGTTGACTTTTGCACGGAACAGCGCAGTGATGTTGAACTGACATATTCACAAAAAGAAGATGAGTTCCTGTTCCTTGCCAGAGCTTATCTCAGCAAACCTCCCTGCCCCAGAATGACAGACCGCCGCTTTTTATACGTCAGGGAACTTGTTGAACAGTCGGGAGCCAGGGGAGTGATCCTGTATACGATAAAATTTTGCGATCACGGCCTGTATGAAATACCTTTATGGCGAAGCCTTTGTTCCGGTTTAAACATACCCTTTCTGCACCTTGAGGGAGAATACAAAAGCGGGATGCCCGCTCAGTTTTATACACGCATCCAGGCTTTTTTGGAGACGATCTGAACAGTGGACCCAAGAGAATATATAGAAAATAGTTCACCTGCAAAAATGTTTAAGATCCTTTCATCCCCTTGTTCATATTTTGTCCTTGAACTGCTGACCATGTTATGGCGGCCCGGGAGATTTGAAAAGAGCAGCAAGTCTTCTTACCGGAACGGTTTGAGACTGCTAAGACAGGCTTACCATACTTCCATGCCGGTAGTTTGGACAAATGTTTACACACCATCAGAGTTGATCTGGTCCATGGGGGGAGTTCCCTTTATGCCGGAGGTTGCTGCAGCTACTGCCGCCAGCCTGGGCTGGGGGACAGATTTTCTAAAAGCGGCGGAAGGGGCCTGGTACTCGGCGGATCTTTGCGGCTTTCATCGCTGTGCCCTTGGCATGGCCGTAAACCAGGTTCTTCCCCGCCCTGATGCAATAATAGCAACCAGCCATTTATGTGACGGGGCGGTAAAATTTCTGGAAATGTCAGGCAGGATGTTCAACTGTCCTTACTATCTGGTTCATATTCCTTACAATGATGATCATCAGTCAAGAGACTGGCTAGCGGGAGAACTGTCTTTGCTGGCCAAAGAGCTGAATCATCTTTTGCCTTCCAGCGGCAGGAATATTTCACTTGTCGCAGGACAAGTAAACGCTGCTCGCGAACAGATGGTTGCGATAAACGAACTTAGGAAAAATGTCCCGGCTCCCTGGCAGGGGGAGGAATCGCTCGACAGAATAGTTATTTCTTTCAATATGCTTGGTACGCCCGAAGCAGTGAAATATTACTCTTCGTTGAGAAAGGATTTATCTGAAAGAATAAACAAGGAGTGCCCGGCAGTGCCCTTACAGAAGAAGCGTCTTCTATGGCTCCACTTTAAGCCCTACTATCCGAATCCGCTGCTGAAAAAGATAGAACAGGATCAGGGAAATGTGATTGCCTTTGAAGAAGTCAGCGCGGTTACCTGGGAAAAACTATCGCCTGAGGACTGGTGGGGAAGTATTGCCGCTAAGATCCTGGCCAATCCTTTCTGGGGTCCTGGAGAAAAACGCGTTGAACTGGTCTTAAAGCTAGTCCGTGAATACCGTTGCGACGGCGTTATTCACTTTTCTCACTGGGGCTGCCGTCAGAGCACGGGAATGGTAAGCATTTTGCGCGAGGCTTTGAACCGTGAGGGGATTCCCTTTTTAAATCTGGAAGGTGATTGTATTGATTCACGTAATTTTATGGAAGGTCAAAGCATGACAAGGGTGGAGAGTTTTTTGGAAATGCTGAATTAGAGATCGGGCTGCTGAAAACGTTAAAAAACAGGAAAAGTGAATCACTTCTTTAAATATAGATGACTTTTTGTTCTGATAATCGAATGCGCGTTGGATATAATAAAACATTATTACGGAACCAAGGAGGAAAACAGTATGCAATTCGGTGATCAGAGAAAGGTTGCGATAGTTGGGGCTGGTGCGGTAGGCGCCTGCAGCGCCTATGTCATGATGATCAGCGGTTTGGTAAGTGAGCTTGTGCTTGTGGACATCAACAGGGACCGGGCGGAAGGGGAGGCAATGGACCTGGCTCACAGCGCTTCGTTTATTAAGCCGATTAAGATTTATGTCGGAGAATATGAGGATTGCCGGGATGCGGATATCATTGTATACAGCGCCGGCCTTTCGCAGAAACCGGGTGAAACAAGGCTCGACCTGGTTTCCAGCAATCTTGGAATATTAAAAGAAGTACTGCCGAAAATCATTGACCGGGAACAGGACTCTATATTGTTAATGGTCACCAATCCTGTTGATATTTTGACCTATGCGGCTATTAAGCTGATGGAGTTACCTCCGAAAAGGGTTATCGGTTCAGGGACTGTGCTGGACAGTTCCCGTTTCCGATATCTAATCAGCGATCACTGCAAAGTTGGGGCACAAAACATACACGCCTATGTTATAGGCGAGCATGGTGATACGGAAGTGCCTGTCTGGAGCCGGGCCAATATAGCAGGTTTTTCTGTCGAAGATTTTTGCATCCGCTGCGGTCATCCTCATATGGATATCGAGCTTATCTCCAGCAAAGTGCGCCGTGCGGCGTATGAGGTAATTGCACGCAAAGGGGCGACCTTCTATGCGGTTGGACTGGCTATCAGGCGTATCTGCCAGAGTATCTTAAGGGATGAAAACACAATTTTAACTGTTTCCGGCCTGCTGGAAGATCAGTATGGTATAAAAGATGTTTGTTTAAGTCTGCCTTCGGTTATAAACAGAAGCGGAAGAGAGCGGGTCCTGGATCTGCCCATAGCGAAGAATGAAGAAGAAGCCCTGCATCACTCCGCTGAAACCATTAAATCAATTCAGCAGCAGGTTGATCTAAGTCCGCTGGAGGCGCCGGAAGAAACTCTTTCCCGGAAGTTGCCTCAGAATGTTGAATTCCCCCAGTTTACCGGGTATCATTGATTCTTTTAAACTGTTTTAATTTTTGATATTTGACGTCTGCCGGACATGATCCCCTAACAGTATCTTTTTACCTTGCCAACAGGCGTATTTTTCTATATAATTATTTCTGTTTCTAAAAAATATTGCGCCTGTAGCTCAGGGGATAGAGCGCCGGCCTCCGGAGCCGGGTGCGTAGGTTCGATTCCTACCAGGCGCACCAAATTGCCCACAAGCCCTGTACAGGGCTTTTTTCATTTCTGATGTGGTATGACGGGAATGGCTTTTAAACAGGAGGATTTCGCTTTTTTTAGTCGAATGCCTTTTTATGAACCAACGTTAGTAGTTGTCGATAATTGTCATTTGTAGTCGGATATATTATGTAGATTTAAGTTGTACTTTTAGCTAAAATTCTTATAAGAATTAGTAAAAAGCTGTTAAGGCTTTAGTATCAGAACCTGATGACCGTATATATAGGATAGAGACATTTCTTGATTTAAAGTGCTTTTCCCGCTAAGCAAGTCAGTTGCCATGTAAGGTTAAAGAAGACCTGTCAAATCATTGGCGACAGGTCTTCTTTAAAAAATATATGAGGGGGTATAATAATAGATTAAGCAGTTAATTAAAGTAATTATTAAGTATCTTATTTAAAGGAGGGACAAGGTGAAAAAAAATACATTTTTAACTATTATAATTTGTCTATCGCTTTGTTTTAGTATTGTTTGTTCAGCCAATGCCGCTACAAGTCTGACAGCTAAACAGCTTTTTCTTGATGCGATTAAGAGTACAGACCTGAGCATTCCGGAAGAACAAAAATATAGTATGTCTTCTGGGAATTTGAACTGCAAAATAAAATCTTTTGACAGTATATTGGCTTATGAAATTGAATCACTTGAAGGCATACAGGGCTCAGAGTTAAATATAGACTATAAACTAAATACACAACAAAGAAAGATGGAAGCGGCTTATAACTTACTGTTCAACCAGGATAACTATAAAGGATATATTTATCTTAACAATAATAATCTTATATTAACGTCAGATATAATATCACAAATCAGTAAAGTTTACCCGGACTTCGCCTTAACAGGAGCAGAAGATCTTCCCAAATATATCTACTTTAATGATGAGTCATTAGATCATATGTGGGAGGGTAACATATTCAGCGGACAGAATCTGCCTCCTGAATTAAAGGACTTAATGGTATTTATAGTAGAAGCCATACCAGAAAAATGTTTTTCTGCCTCACTAATTAATCAAAAAATAACTCTAGATATGAATGAGGATGACTTTGCTGACTTTGCCGCTTCAATTTTTCAAAAAAAACGTTAATTGCATGGTGGATATAAATCTGTTATAATAGAGATATTCTGAATAGAGATATTCTGTTTGAAAAAGTTGATAAATTGGTGAATTTGGCATTTCAAAATCCAAAACTTCTTCGTTATAGAGACCAATTTGGCGTTAATCAAGGGATTGACGATTGAAATATCTCCACTATGTAATTAGTGTTTTTTTCAAAAAGCAGTTAACGAACCGGATAAGCTGGCTAATCTGATATCCGGCCTGGTATCAGGAATAGACCCAGCTCAGGATACGGAAGCATTAAAGACTAAGATCCTAAAAGATCTTCAAACAGCCAAGCAGGGTGGTCTCCTAACTTCAGAAGAAGTGAAGAGTATGATGTCAGAAATATTCCGTGTTGAGGAGTTGAAACTCGAGGTACCATTGGTTCCTTATGGAGATAGTTTATTTCACATGGTTACATATTTCGGAGGCAGTTCAAACGAAATAGGTAAAGTGGTTATAGATATTAATACTGAAGGCAGTAAAGAAGATATTACTCAAAATTGTGAACTTAATCTATCGATAAAAGACAAATCGGAAGATCTTGATGCCAATATAAAAATAACTGGTCTTTCTAAGCAGACCGCTACCAGTACTTCGTCCAATAACATAATCAGCGCTACAGTACGTGATTATTCTGGTGATATTACGCTTTTCGACACTATAATAGAGTTAAATTCGGATTTAAAGTATGATCCCAATGTAGTAATCAATGTACCTGTATTAACTGATTCCAACAGTATAAATATAGAAGATTTAACACCCGATGCCGGTAGTTCACTAAGAGTATTTGTTAACAACAATCCGGTAGAATTTGATATTGAGCCCTTTGTTGAGAATGGCAGAACCATGATACCAATAAGGAATGTCGCTGAAGTATTAGGTTGCAATGTCAATTGGGTTGATCCCGACCAGATTGATATAACTGAAGGAAAAACTTCAATAAAGATGTATATTAATAAAAAGTCATATGTTATCAATGGTGTTGAAAAGCAGTTGGATGTACCGCCTTCAATCAAGGATGGGGAGAGGATAGTTGTTCCTTTGAGATTTA
Coding sequences within:
- a CDS encoding DUF739 domain-containing protein, whose protein sequence is MANNKKQPFRALKGKLVEEGMTIKELAAELGMTPGTLSRKLNNRSSFFMNETVAICRILGIESEVNKYFFSVYKKELQGSPVFNNGLNMALN
- a CDS encoding L-lactate dehydrogenase; translation: MQFGDQRKVAIVGAGAVGACSAYVMMISGLVSELVLVDINRDRAEGEAMDLAHSASFIKPIKIYVGEYEDCRDADIIVYSAGLSQKPGETRLDLVSSNLGILKEVLPKIIDREQDSILLMVTNPVDILTYAAIKLMELPPKRVIGSGTVLDSSRFRYLISDHCKVGAQNIHAYVIGEHGDTEVPVWSRANIAGFSVEDFCIRCGHPHMDIELISSKVRRAAYEVIARKGATFYAVGLAIRRICQSILRDENTILTVSGLLEDQYGIKDVCLSLPSVINRSGRERVLDLPIAKNEEEALHHSAETIKSIQQQVDLSPLEAPEETLSRKLPQNVEFPQFTGYH